The Marinomonas sp. CT5 genome contains the following window.
ATTTACGTTTATTGCTTTGAATTTAATCATAATGGCCGCCGCTAAGCCAGAATCGAAGACAGGAATGCGGCTTAAGGAGTTAAGGTCTGGGGTGTGTAATTGGTTTTTAGAGAGAAAGCGAGGCTTAGTAGACCTCGCATGATAAAGCAATCAAAGACGAGATATCCTGTATCTCGTAATACTGTTCCGCTTAAGTGAACAGCATTAACCTACGGGTCGCTTTTTTATTTGATTTCGGTCAGCTAATGACAAAGCATTCATAGTCTTGTCGTGAGCATCGGAGTAGGGTGAAAGGTAACCATTGTGAGTTCACTATAAAGTAACGGTCAAATACGAGAAATACTATGCTGGCTATTTTTACTGATTTAGCAGATTGGCTCACTTTCATATTATTTGGCTTGTCACCGAATTCGAAATTGGGTGATGCGGTACATTTCTTTATCGAAGACACAACCAAGATTTTTTTCCTCTTGGTCATCATGATCTACTTTATTGCGCTGTTGCGAGCGTCGCTCAATATTGAACGAGTTCGGGATTATCTTGCCAAGAAAAATCGCTTTGTTGGCTATTTAACCGGATCTGTGTTCGGCGCCATCACGCCATTTTGTTCCTGCTCAAGCATTCCTGTATTTCTTGGTTTCACCTCTGCAGGCATTCCTGTTGGCATTACCATGTCGTTTTTATTGACCTCACCGTTGATTAACGAAGTGGCTGTTTTGTTGCTGCTGAGTTTGGTTGGCTGGCAAATCACCTTGATGTACGTTTTGGTTGGTATGGCGGTTGGTGTCTTGGGTGGTGTATTTCTTGACCTTATTCGCGCTGAAAAAATGCTACAACCTTTTGCTTTAAAAGCTTATCAATCGGCGACACCTATCGCTGACTCGGGTAGTGCTTCTGTCGCAAAGCCAACATTGTCTTTTCGTGAGCGACACAACTTTGCTAAGAATGAGCTATGGGATATTTTCTCACGAGTATGGAAGTGGGTTTTTATCGG
Protein-coding sequences here:
- a CDS encoding permease, whose product is MLAIFTDLADWLTFILFGLSPNSKLGDAVHFFIEDTTKIFFLLVIMIYFIALLRASLNIERVRDYLAKKNRFVGYLTGSVFGAITPFCSCSSIPVFLGFTSAGIPVGITMSFLLTSPLINEVAVLLLLSLVGWQITLMYVLVGMAVGVLGGVFLDLIRAEKMLQPFALKAYQSATPIADSGSASVAKPTLSFRERHNFAKNELWDIFSRVWKWVFIGVGLGAALHGYVPVSWLEGNLGDGQWWSVPLAVLLGIPLYSNATGVIPIMESLITKGLPIGTTMAFCMSTVAASFPEFILLKQVMTWKLLAIILVMLLFSFTLVGWILNLVN